In Corynebacterium matruchotii, a single genomic region encodes these proteins:
- a CDS encoding ECF transporter S component: MANTISSNPARPLLAWRVIDIIIAAVFAVAIGLIFWVWNSVGYAWYTAANAVTPGLGGIATGMWLLGGVVGGLVIRKPGAAIFVEVVAACVSAGIGNQWGIETVYSGLAQGLGAELIFAVFVYRKFGLVTSVLAGMGSAVGAFVLELFISGNAAKGMAYNTMYLGSLLVSGAVLAGGVGYFLVISLARTGALDRFAVGRERRAVVDA; this comes from the coding sequence ATGGCCAATACCATCAGTTCCAATCCGGCCCGCCCACTGCTGGCGTGGCGAGTCATCGACATCATCATCGCCGCGGTGTTCGCGGTCGCCATCGGCCTTATTTTCTGGGTGTGGAACAGCGTGGGCTACGCCTGGTACACCGCCGCCAACGCCGTCACCCCCGGCCTGGGCGGCATCGCCACCGGCATGTGGCTCCTCGGGGGCGTCGTCGGTGGCCTGGTCATCCGCAAGCCCGGCGCCGCTATTTTCGTCGAGGTGGTGGCCGCCTGTGTTTCCGCCGGCATCGGCAACCAGTGGGGCATTGAAACCGTGTACTCCGGCCTGGCCCAAGGCTTGGGCGCGGAGCTTATTTTCGCGGTTTTCGTCTACCGGAAATTCGGGCTCGTCACCTCGGTGCTGGCCGGCATGGGGTCCGCCGTGGGGGCGTTCGTGCTGGAACTGTTTATCTCCGGCAACGCCGCGAAGGGCATGGCATACAACACCATGTACCTGGGTTCCCTACTGGTGTCCGGCGCGGTTTTAGCTGGTGGGGTGGGGTATTTCCTAGTGATTTCCCTGGCCCGCACCGGGGCGCTGGACCGGTTTGCGGTCGGCCGGGAACGACGCGCCGTGGTGGACGCCTAA
- a CDS encoding 2-dehydropantoate 2-reductase — translation MKIVVYGAGAVGTWLGVHLSRAGTDVTFIARGATFDWLSQSPMELRGPDGTLRIDAHVAHTIPDDADLVIFATKTLGPVDLPELPATTTILTTQNSVEMPHLAVEKYGPEHVIPGVVRSFLTRLAPGITCHDGNIQTLTFGSLHPATRDLTAQLAEILSKTPITPAIRDDILADVWAKALFVTTFGALGALMNQPIGVLRTTYRDSLRALITEAAHVAQANQVALPATIVADTMAFIDIQDPASTSSMQRDIVAGNPNELDAQVGAICRMAGRAGVVAPLHRLVVEAIEAHPVAH, via the coding sequence ATGAAGATTGTAGTATACGGTGCCGGGGCCGTCGGAACCTGGCTTGGTGTGCACCTGTCCCGAGCCGGCACCGATGTCACCTTTATCGCCCGAGGCGCCACATTTGATTGGCTCAGCCAATCACCCATGGAATTACGTGGCCCCGATGGTACCCTGCGCATCGACGCCCACGTCGCCCACACCATCCCCGACGACGCCGACCTCGTCATTTTCGCCACCAAAACCCTAGGCCCCGTAGACCTGCCTGAACTTCCCGCCACAACCACCATCCTGACCACGCAAAACTCCGTGGAAATGCCACACCTGGCCGTAGAAAAATACGGGCCCGAACACGTCATCCCGGGTGTCGTACGCAGCTTCCTCACCAGACTAGCCCCCGGAATTACCTGCCACGACGGTAATATTCAAACCCTCACCTTCGGCAGCCTCCACCCAGCTACCCGGGATCTTACCGCCCAACTCGCCGAAATCTTATCGAAAACCCCTATCACTCCGGCCATTCGGGACGATATCCTCGCCGACGTGTGGGCCAAGGCGCTCTTCGTCACCACCTTCGGCGCCCTCGGGGCCCTCATGAACCAACCCATCGGCGTGCTCCGCACCACCTACCGGGACAGCTTGCGTGCACTCATCACCGAGGCCGCCCACGTGGCTCAGGCCAACCAGGTGGCACTGCCCGCAACCATTGTGGCCGACACCATGGCGTTCATCGACATCCAGGACCCCGCCAGCACCAGCTCCATGCAACGCGACATTGTGGCCGGCAATCCCAACGAATTAGACGCCCAGGTGGGGGCCATCTGCCGCATGGCCGGCCGCGCCGGGGTGGTGGCACCGCTCCATCGGCTGGTGGTGGAGGCCATCGAGGCCCATCCGGTCGCTCACTAA
- a CDS encoding ABC transporter ATP-binding protein, which produces MAIITARGFGYRHASRKNPAFSDLDFTVDRGEKLLLLGASGSGKSTLLAAIAGVLGSDDGDFSGELTVSGVVGMVLQDPDSQVIASRVGDDVAFGCENLGVSREETWRRVRRGLELVGLDLPLDHPTAELSGGQKQRLALAGVLAMGADIIVLDEPTANLDPAGVQEVVRAVTRVAAETGATVIIVEHRVATWQGVVDRCMVLGERQLLVDAPIGRIIADYGDSLARAGIWMPGHDPVFEPGGHAAGSGESAIELHDVVTGWRQPLPGMVPITWSISRGASTVITGPNGVGKSTLLLSMCGLLPTHAGTVGVHPDIAAGLGGDPYKWRSRDLARRMGYVFQDPEHQFVARTVLEELLVSTKVLGLPEGTVRQRAGEILAQLRLEQLAEANPFSLSGGQKRRLSVATTLINTPRVVFLDEPTFGQDRTTFIELVQLLRGLTDDGVTVVSVTHDELFYHAMADHTRAMTRTVSGGEHESSGC; this is translated from the coding sequence ATGGCAATCATTACTGCGCGAGGCTTTGGGTACCGGCATGCCAGTCGGAAGAACCCCGCCTTTTCCGACCTGGATTTTACCGTGGACCGGGGCGAAAAACTGCTGCTTTTAGGGGCGTCGGGTTCCGGCAAGTCAACGCTCTTGGCAGCCATCGCCGGGGTGCTTGGCAGTGACGACGGCGATTTCTCTGGGGAACTCACCGTGTCGGGTGTGGTGGGCATGGTGTTGCAGGACCCGGATTCGCAGGTGATTGCTTCCCGGGTCGGCGATGACGTGGCGTTTGGCTGCGAAAACCTGGGGGTTTCCCGGGAAGAAACATGGCGCCGGGTGCGCCGTGGTCTGGAGCTGGTGGGGTTGGATCTGCCGTTGGATCATCCGACCGCGGAATTATCCGGGGGCCAGAAGCAGCGGTTAGCGCTTGCCGGCGTGTTGGCGATGGGGGCGGACATCATTGTGCTGGATGAGCCGACTGCGAACCTGGATCCTGCCGGGGTGCAGGAGGTGGTGCGTGCCGTCACCCGGGTGGCCGCGGAGACCGGTGCGACCGTGATCATTGTTGAGCACCGGGTTGCTACCTGGCAGGGGGTGGTTGATCGGTGCATGGTGTTGGGGGAACGCCAATTGCTTGTCGACGCCCCTATCGGCCGGATCATTGCCGACTACGGTGACAGTCTCGCCCGCGCGGGCATCTGGATGCCCGGGCACGATCCGGTGTTCGAGCCTGGTGGGCACGCGGCAGGCTCTGGGGAAAGTGCCATTGAACTGCACGATGTTGTGACCGGGTGGCGGCAGCCGCTGCCGGGAATGGTGCCGATTACCTGGTCGATTTCCCGGGGGGCGTCGACGGTGATTACCGGCCCGAACGGGGTGGGGAAGTCGACGCTGCTGCTCAGCATGTGCGGGTTGCTGCCCACTCACGCCGGCACGGTTGGGGTGCACCCCGACATTGCCGCCGGGTTGGGCGGGGACCCCTATAAGTGGAGGTCCCGGGATCTGGCCCGGCGCATGGGGTATGTGTTTCAGGATCCCGAACATCAGTTTGTGGCCCGCACGGTGCTGGAGGAGCTTTTGGTGTCCACCAAGGTGTTGGGGCTGCCGGAGGGCACGGTTCGACAGCGGGCCGGGGAGATTCTGGCCCAATTGCGGTTGGAACAGTTGGCGGAGGCGAATCCGTTTAGCCTGTCTGGTGGCCAAAAACGTCGCCTGAGCGTGGCCACAACGCTTATTAATACGCCGCGGGTGGTGTTTCTCGACGAGCCCACTTTCGGCCAGGATCGCACCACGTTTATTGAATTGGTGCAGTTGTTGCGGGGACTCACCGATGACGGGGTGACCGTGGTGTCGGTCACCCACGATGAGTTATTTTACCATGCCATGGCCGACCACACCCGAGCCATGACCAGGACTGTTTCCGGGGGTGAGCATGAATCTTCAGGCTGTTAA
- a CDS encoding carboxymuconolactone decarboxylase family protein, translating to MAKQTAGRNILGEFAPQFAALNDDVLFGEVWSREAELSAKMRSIVTISALIGKGIVDTSLQHHLAAARENGVTREEMVEILTQLAFYAGWPNAWAAFRMAKDVYFDDSRIAADADAGMVVGDRIVESETIGNEQVGPGSYGGLFGLGELNEAYAEYFTGKSYLNKLSHDGDPITIFNVTFEPGCRNNWHIHHAESGGGQVLICMGGQGWYQAWGEAPRALKPGDIVEIPANVKHWHGAASDSWFSHLAFEIPGTGTSTEWCEPVSDADYLALDESDG from the coding sequence ATGGCAAAGCAAACCGCTGGTCGTAATATCCTGGGCGAATTTGCCCCACAATTCGCGGCGCTGAACGACGACGTCCTCTTTGGCGAAGTGTGGTCTCGGGAGGCCGAGCTGTCGGCGAAAATGCGGTCGATCGTGACGATTAGCGCCCTCATCGGGAAGGGAATCGTCGACACGTCACTACAACACCATTTAGCTGCCGCCCGGGAAAACGGCGTTACCCGGGAAGAAATGGTGGAAATCCTCACCCAACTGGCGTTTTACGCCGGTTGGCCCAATGCGTGGGCTGCTTTCCGTATGGCCAAGGACGTGTATTTTGACGACAGTAGGATTGCTGCCGACGCCGATGCTGGTATGGTCGTCGGAGATCGCATAGTAGAAAGCGAGACCATTGGCAATGAGCAAGTAGGCCCCGGATCATATGGCGGTCTCTTCGGCCTTGGCGAGCTTAACGAAGCCTACGCCGAGTATTTCACCGGGAAATCCTACCTCAACAAGTTGTCGCATGATGGGGATCCCATCACTATTTTCAATGTCACTTTCGAACCAGGATGCCGCAATAATTGGCACATTCACCATGCGGAATCCGGTGGTGGACAGGTTCTCATCTGTATGGGTGGGCAAGGTTGGTATCAGGCGTGGGGCGAAGCGCCCCGCGCCCTGAAACCAGGGGATATCGTGGAGATTCCCGCCAACGTGAAGCATTGGCATGGGGCTGCTAGCGATTCGTGGTTTAGTCACCTTGCGTTCGAAATCCCAGGCACCGGCACCTCAACCGAATGGTGCGAACCCGTATCCGATGCGGACTATCTTGCACTCGATGAATCGGATGGCTAA
- a CDS encoding GNAT family N-acetyltransferase → MNIIPYEPPMRQAALDLALRAWEPVFPQLKAAVPGFVYGAFYPEEWQKRQLSDLGKILDNEPHTVDVAMLQGQNGSETPQLAGWVCTRIHPEDSMGEVYILAVDPQFQRRGIGHALMDHSHDRARAAGMTMMMVETGGDPGHAPARHTYEAAGYQRWPVARYFKNLQ, encoded by the coding sequence ATGAACATTATCCCCTACGAACCACCAATGCGTCAGGCCGCCCTCGACCTAGCGCTACGCGCCTGGGAGCCGGTGTTTCCGCAGCTCAAAGCCGCAGTGCCCGGTTTCGTTTATGGTGCGTTCTACCCGGAGGAATGGCAGAAACGGCAGCTGAGCGACCTGGGGAAGATCCTCGACAACGAACCACACACCGTGGATGTGGCAATGCTGCAAGGTCAGAACGGTTCGGAAACCCCGCAGCTAGCGGGCTGGGTCTGCACCCGAATCCACCCAGAAGACTCCATGGGTGAGGTGTATATTCTGGCCGTCGACCCACAATTTCAACGCCGCGGCATCGGCCACGCCCTCATGGACCACAGCCACGACCGGGCCCGGGCAGCCGGCATGACCATGATGATGGTCGAAACCGGCGGCGACCCGGGGCACGCACCCGCCCGACACACCTACGAAGCGGCAGGCTATCAGCGGTGGCCAGTCGCCCGCTATTTCAAAAACCTGCAATAG
- a CDS encoding DUF808 domain-containing protein, which produces MPSGLAALLDDVALIAKAASASVDDVAAAAARTSAKAAGVVIDDTAVTPRFVAGVTPARELPIIFRIAKGSVVNKIAIILPICLLLNALAPWALTPLLMLGGLYLSFEGAEKVWEFFSGHNEDAEEKAAAKDENTLVRGAITTDLILSAEIMVISLNEVATKSFWMQLVVLIVVAFVVTAMVYGAVAVLVKMDDVGLKLSAGENAFRKRLGHGLVTAMPKVLHTISIIGMFAMLWVGGHILLVGANELGWYAPYELVHGWAHHVAHLGGFVEWLVETLCSLVIGLAVGTIVVVVLHFTPRRKAKAPEGAHDAEGKPATSDE; this is translated from the coding sequence ATGCCCAGTGGTCTTGCCGCATTGCTTGACGACGTGGCCCTGATTGCCAAAGCCGCCTCTGCCAGTGTTGATGATGTGGCTGCTGCCGCGGCCCGCACGTCGGCCAAGGCCGCCGGTGTGGTGATCGACGATACGGCCGTCACCCCACGGTTTGTGGCGGGTGTGACGCCGGCGCGGGAGTTGCCGATTATTTTCCGCATCGCCAAGGGCTCGGTGGTGAATAAGATCGCCATTATTTTGCCCATCTGTTTGTTATTGAATGCCTTGGCGCCGTGGGCGCTCACACCGCTGTTGATGTTAGGCGGCCTGTACCTGTCGTTTGAGGGTGCGGAGAAGGTGTGGGAGTTTTTCTCTGGTCATAATGAGGATGCGGAGGAAAAGGCCGCGGCGAAGGATGAGAATACGTTGGTGCGGGGTGCGATCACCACGGATTTAATTTTGTCCGCAGAGATCATGGTGATTTCGCTGAATGAGGTGGCCACCAAGAGTTTTTGGATGCAGCTTGTGGTGCTGATCGTGGTGGCCTTTGTGGTGACTGCCATGGTGTATGGCGCGGTCGCGGTGTTGGTGAAGATGGATGATGTGGGGTTGAAGCTGTCCGCGGGGGAGAACGCGTTTCGAAAGAGGTTGGGCCATGGGTTGGTGACTGCCATGCCGAAGGTGCTGCACACGATTTCTATCATTGGCATGTTTGCCATGTTGTGGGTGGGGGGCCATATTCTGCTGGTGGGGGCTAATGAATTGGGGTGGTATGCCCCTTATGAGTTGGTGCACGGGTGGGCTCATCACGTGGCGCACCTGGGCGGGTTTGTGGAATGGCTGGTGGAAACGCTGTGTTCGCTGGTGATTGGCCTGGCCGTAGGGACGATCGTTGTGGTAGTGCTGCATTTCACGCCTCGCCGTAAGGCGAAAGCCCCCGAGGGTGCGCATGACGCCGAGGGGAAACCTGCGACCTCTGACGAATAG